A stretch of Planctomicrobium piriforme DNA encodes these proteins:
- the rbbA gene encoding ribosome-associated ATPase/putative transporter RbbA, whose translation MPVADSSSHSVVSVTEVTHRYGKTVALDRLSLEVPSGRMVGIVGPDGVGKSTLMAIIAGSKVLQQGKVQVLGGDIADARHRRSACPRIAYMPQGLGKNLYLELSVYDNVDFMAQLFGLSAEERPARVRSLLEATGLGPFADRPAGKLSGGMKQKVGLCGALVHDPDLLILDEPTTGVDPLSRRQFWTLIDDIRADRPGMSVMISTAYMDEAQQWDWIVAMDDGKVLSTGSPAELMKRTGTRGLEKCFIALLPEEKRMGHQELVIPPRPAGQTEIAIDAKGLTRKFGDFVAVDHVTLSIERGEIFGFLGSNGCGKSTTMKMLTGLLPPSEGSATLFGSSVEAGSLEVRKNLGYMTQAFSLYGELTVRENLVLDARLYHIPVEKAKVRIEELVDKFGLRSHLDALAGDLPMGLRQRLSLAVAVLHEPQMLILDEPTSGVDPVARDSFWELLIDLSRTQGVTIFVTTHFMNEGMRCDRISLMNAGQVLACDAPQKLIDDRGAANLEEAFIGYMEDAIAKNSRGDASPESPAKAAKEVSATSHEPQSSSRVALGRMLAYTKNETVQILRDPVRLLFAFVGSALLMLAFGFGLTTDIEHIRYSTLDQDRTPESRTYLEQFFGTSRYFTPTPPVSSSAEAFARLQADEISLLLEIPPNFGRDIRKELSAEVLALIDGADTFRGENVAQYVQGVQRTLLEDPANGLQYDSPVGTAKIEDRYMYNPTFQSIYSIVPSVPALLLILIPAILMAVSIVREKELGSIINFYVTPTRRIEYLLGKQIPYIVIGMLNFFILVAMALIVFGVPIKGSFLMLTLCTLLYVTVTTGIGMVISIFTSSQVAAVFITAIVTIMPTVQFSGLLQPVSTLEGRARLIGSIWPTTYYMHSSVGAYTKGLRPELMLQDLLFLAACIPILWLVSAVGLRKQEQ comes from the coding sequence ATGCCAGTGGCCGACTCCAGCAGTCATTCTGTTGTCTCTGTGACGGAGGTGACCCACCGCTACGGCAAAACCGTGGCCCTGGATCGGCTGTCGCTCGAAGTGCCCAGCGGGCGGATGGTGGGCATCGTCGGCCCGGACGGCGTCGGCAAGTCGACGCTGATGGCGATTATCGCCGGGTCAAAAGTCCTTCAGCAGGGCAAAGTCCAGGTGCTGGGGGGAGACATCGCCGATGCCCGGCATCGGCGTTCTGCCTGTCCGCGCATTGCCTATATGCCGCAGGGGCTGGGGAAGAACCTGTATCTGGAGTTGAGCGTCTACGACAACGTCGATTTCATGGCGCAGCTGTTCGGCTTGTCGGCGGAGGAACGGCCAGCTCGAGTTCGCAGTCTGCTCGAAGCGACAGGCCTGGGGCCGTTCGCAGATCGTCCGGCGGGAAAACTCTCTGGCGGCATGAAGCAAAAGGTCGGGCTGTGCGGCGCACTGGTGCATGACCCTGACCTGTTGATCCTCGATGAACCGACGACCGGGGTCGATCCCCTTTCGCGACGACAGTTCTGGACGCTGATTGATGATATCCGCGCTGACCGGCCCGGGATGAGCGTCATGATCTCGACCGCCTATATGGATGAGGCGCAGCAGTGGGACTGGATCGTCGCCATGGACGACGGCAAAGTCCTATCGACAGGTTCACCCGCCGAACTGATGAAGCGAACTGGAACCCGCGGTCTCGAAAAATGCTTCATCGCCTTGCTGCCTGAAGAAAAGCGGATGGGTCACCAGGAATTGGTAATTCCTCCCCGCCCGGCCGGCCAGACGGAAATTGCAATCGATGCCAAAGGACTCACCAGAAAGTTCGGCGACTTCGTGGCAGTAGACCATGTGACGCTTTCGATTGAACGGGGAGAGATCTTCGGGTTTCTCGGGTCCAACGGCTGCGGCAAATCGACGACGATGAAAATGCTGACTGGGCTGCTCCCCCCCAGCGAAGGATCGGCGACGCTCTTCGGCAGCTCCGTTGAAGCCGGGAGCCTTGAGGTTCGGAAGAACCTGGGATACATGACGCAGGCGTTTTCGCTCTACGGCGAACTGACCGTGCGCGAGAACCTGGTGCTGGATGCCCGGCTGTATCACATTCCCGTCGAGAAGGCGAAAGTCAGGATTGAAGAACTGGTCGACAAGTTCGGCCTGCGGTCGCACCTGGACGCATTGGCAGGCGACCTGCCGATGGGGCTGCGGCAACGGTTGTCGCTGGCGGTGGCGGTATTGCACGAACCGCAGATGCTGATTCTTGATGAACCGACGTCAGGGGTCGATCCGGTCGCGCGAGACAGTTTCTGGGAATTGCTGATTGACCTTTCGCGGACGCAGGGGGTCACCATCTTTGTGACGACCCACTTTATGAATGAGGGGATGCGTTGCGACCGGATTTCGCTGATGAATGCCGGTCAGGTGCTCGCCTGTGATGCTCCGCAAAAACTGATCGATGATCGCGGCGCCGCGAATCTGGAAGAGGCGTTCATCGGCTACATGGAAGATGCGATCGCCAAGAACTCCCGAGGGGATGCCAGTCCTGAGAGTCCTGCAAAGGCTGCAAAAGAAGTCTCCGCGACATCGCACGAGCCGCAGTCTTCATCCCGCGTGGCGCTGGGGCGGATGCTCGCCTACACCAAGAATGAAACGGTGCAGATTCTTCGCGACCCGGTACGACTGCTGTTTGCGTTCGTCGGCTCGGCGCTGTTGATGCTGGCGTTTGGGTTTGGCCTGACGACCGACATCGAGCACATTCGCTACTCCACGCTGGACCAGGATCGGACGCCGGAGAGCCGGACGTATCTCGAACAGTTTTTTGGAACGAGCCGGTATTTCACTCCGACCCCGCCTGTCAGTTCATCGGCAGAGGCGTTCGCGCGATTGCAAGCGGATGAAATCTCACTGCTGCTGGAGATTCCTCCCAACTTCGGACGGGACATCCGCAAGGAACTCTCGGCCGAAGTGCTGGCGCTGATCGACGGCGCGGACACGTTCCGCGGTGAGAATGTGGCCCAGTATGTTCAGGGAGTGCAAAGAACGCTGCTCGAAGATCCGGCCAACGGCCTGCAGTACGATTCGCCAGTGGGGACTGCCAAGATCGAAGACCGTTACATGTACAACCCCACGTTCCAGAGCATCTACTCGATCGTCCCCAGCGTCCCGGCCCTGCTGCTGATTCTGATTCCCGCCATTCTGATGGCGGTGAGCATCGTGCGAGAAAAAGAGCTGGGTTCGATCATCAACTTCTATGTCACGCCGACGCGACGGATCGAATACCTGTTGGGCAAGCAGATCCCCTACATCGTCATTGGGATGCTGAATTTCTTCATCCTGGTCGCCATGGCATTGATTGTGTTTGGTGTGCCGATCAAGGGGAGCTTCCTGATGCTCACTCTGTGTACGCTGCTGTATGTGACCGTGACGACGGGCATCGGGATGGTGATTTCGATCTTCACCAGCAGTCAAGTTGCCGCCGTCTTCATCACGGCGATCGTCACGATCATGCCGACGGTGCAGTTTTCGGGACTGCTGCAGCCGGTGTCGACGCTCGAAGGGCGTGCCCGACTGATCGGTTCGATCTGGCCGACGACGTATTACATGCACTCGAGCGTCGGGGCCTATACCAAAGGGCTGCGGCCTGAGTTGATGCTGCAGGATCTCCTGTTTCTGGCCGCTTGCATCCCGATCCTGTGGCTGGTGAGTGCCGTTGGGCTGAGAAAGCAGGAGCAATGA
- a CDS encoding ABC transporter permease, with product MNSTSLLNIFWLSLKELRSLASDKVMLLFVIYAFTAAIYVQATGTSSEVNNASIAFVDEDGSALSKELINAFYPPRFQQPQTINAEDVEDAMDEGRFMFVVAIPPRFELDLVAGREARIQLNIDATAMQQAGVGSGYIKNILNDRVASFLSRTDQTRRSPINLVIRKLFNPNGISSWRTSVVAIINQITLLTVVLTGAAVLREREHGTLEHLLVMPLSAFEIAMAKVLANGLVILIATIAAMFLIVRWALQVPFAGSVPLWLAGVVLYLFFATALGIFLGTISRTMAQFSLLIILVVIVLQLLSGGSTPVESQPTWLQYLTFLLPSRHFVSFSQIIIFRGGGLSAVWPQFLTVGGIGLVFFIYSLTLFHKSIAVSK from the coding sequence ATGAACTCGACGTCACTGCTCAATATCTTCTGGCTGAGCCTGAAAGAACTTCGCAGCCTGGCCAGCGACAAGGTCATGTTGCTGTTTGTGATCTATGCGTTCACCGCGGCGATCTATGTGCAGGCGACGGGCACCTCGAGCGAAGTCAACAATGCGTCGATTGCCTTCGTCGATGAAGACGGCTCGGCGTTGTCGAAGGAGCTGATCAACGCGTTTTACCCGCCGCGGTTTCAGCAGCCGCAGACGATCAATGCGGAAGATGTCGAAGACGCGATGGACGAGGGGCGATTCATGTTCGTCGTGGCCATTCCGCCGCGGTTCGAGCTGGATCTGGTCGCCGGGCGTGAAGCCCGGATTCAGCTCAACATCGACGCCACGGCGATGCAACAGGCGGGAGTTGGATCGGGATACATCAAGAACATTCTCAACGATCGGGTGGCCAGCTTCCTCAGCCGGACCGATCAGACCAGACGCTCTCCGATCAACCTGGTGATCCGCAAGCTGTTCAATCCCAACGGCATCTCGTCGTGGCGGACGAGCGTGGTGGCGATCATCAACCAGATTACGCTGCTGACCGTCGTTCTGACCGGGGCGGCGGTGTTGCGGGAACGGGAGCATGGGACGCTGGAGCACTTGCTGGTGATGCCGCTCAGCGCTTTTGAAATCGCGATGGCCAAGGTGCTGGCGAACGGCCTTGTGATTTTGATAGCAACGATCGCTGCGATGTTTCTGATTGTGAGATGGGCGTTGCAGGTGCCTTTCGCGGGTTCGGTCCCGCTGTGGCTCGCAGGGGTGGTGCTGTATCTCTTTTTCGCGACGGCCCTGGGAATCTTTCTGGGGACGATCTCTCGCACAATGGCCCAGTTTTCACTGCTCATCATCCTGGTGGTGATTGTGCTGCAGTTGCTTTCAGGCGGTTCCACCCCGGTTGAGAGCCAGCCGACATGGCTGCAATACCTGACGTTCCTGCTGCCCTCCCGGCACTTCGTGAGCTTCTCGCAGATCATCATCTTTCGCGGCGGCGGTCTGAGCGCGGTGTGGCCGCAGTTTTTGACGGTGGGCGGCATCGGCCTGGTTTTTTTCATCTACAGCCTGACGCTGTTCCACAAATCGATTGCAGTGTCAAAGTAA
- a CDS encoding TIGR03032 family protein — MTSIPPSSPPTAEPWLKVSASPGFIGWLQAQQVSLAFTTYQAGKLFLLGRNQENSLSLVERTFNRCMGLWCNGQTLWMSSVYQVWRFENALAPGESYQGYDRLYVPRIAYTTGDLDIHDIAVDHQDRLVFVNTRFSCLGTFSPTASFAPLWKPAHISSLAPEDRCHLNGLAMAQGVPRYVTCASQSDVVEGWRAQRTDGGCVIEVTSGQIVVAGLSMPHSPRLYGDRLWLLNSGTGEFGWVNLQQGRFVPMTFCPGYLRGLAFVGDTAVIGLSRPRYNKTFSGLALDDRLVQKGMDSQCGLIIVDLHSGNIVESLSIEGDVRELYDVIVIPGAVRPTAFGLKSDEIQRLLTIGESDDL; from the coding sequence ATGACTTCAATCCCTCCGTCTTCGCCACCAACCGCCGAACCTTGGCTGAAGGTTTCCGCATCGCCTGGCTTTATCGGCTGGCTGCAAGCACAACAGGTCAGTCTGGCATTTACGACTTATCAGGCTGGCAAACTCTTTCTGCTCGGAAGGAATCAGGAAAACAGCCTGTCTTTGGTGGAACGCACCTTTAATCGCTGCATGGGGCTCTGGTGCAACGGACAGACATTGTGGATGAGTTCGGTCTATCAAGTCTGGCGGTTCGAAAACGCGTTGGCTCCAGGCGAGTCCTATCAAGGCTACGACCGCCTTTATGTACCGCGGATCGCCTATACCACTGGCGATCTCGACATTCACGACATCGCGGTCGATCATCAAGATCGCCTCGTGTTCGTCAACACCCGCTTCAGTTGTCTGGGGACGTTCAGTCCCACGGCCAGCTTTGCACCGCTCTGGAAACCAGCTCATATCTCGAGCCTCGCGCCGGAAGACCGCTGTCATTTGAATGGCTTGGCAATGGCGCAAGGAGTGCCGCGGTACGTCACCTGTGCCAGTCAGTCCGACGTTGTCGAGGGTTGGCGCGCACAGCGGACAGACGGCGGCTGTGTGATTGAAGTCACGAGCGGCCAGATCGTCGTCGCAGGATTGTCGATGCCGCATTCACCGCGTCTTTACGGCGACCGACTGTGGTTGCTGAACTCTGGGACCGGCGAGTTCGGGTGGGTCAACTTGCAACAGGGCCGCTTTGTCCCCATGACGTTTTGTCCTGGATATCTGCGCGGACTCGCTTTCGTGGGGGATACTGCCGTCATTGGACTCTCCCGCCCGCGCTACAACAAAACATTCAGTGGGCTTGCTCTGGATGATCGTCTGGTCCAAAAAGGGATGGACTCGCAATGCGGCCTGATCATCGTCGACCTGCATTCCGGTAACATTGTGGAATCCCTCTCCATTGAGGGAGATGTGCGCGAACTCTACGACGTCATTGTGATCCCCGGCGCAGTGCGGCCGACAGCGTTCGGTCTAAAATCCGATGAGATCCAGCGCTTGCTGACGATTGGTGAATCCGACGATCTTTGA
- a CDS encoding FG-GAP-like repeat-containing protein: MRRLLTVAVADVTLGEPASGEAQMLFTLTRDGDLSQSLGVRYFTEDRTAKAGLDYVAASGIAFFGVGNNTTQVAVTIKSDAVVDPKEFFVLKLGGIVDSPASFSPTVNFGANSGPTSEAVGDFNGDGKIDILVGHNTTNAISILLNTTASGSSTASFATKQDLPVEGRPSMVTVGDFNGDGKPDVAAATLYGGDVAVMLNVTPTNSTTISFLSAQRFSVGLSPFMARTVDMNQDGKLDIVTLSNPDKIAILLNTTPQGATTPTFAAVQTFTGPANGPRSLAIDDFNGDGKPDVASSSNYGKVTSVLLSTTVAGSSTMSFAPKVDLPVGHLAHQADAGDLNGDGKPDLAVAGFNDMNVTVFTNTAATGATVPSFADPIVLSTAKRPEGIALVDVTNDGKLDIVVTQHTDAGQTIIVFRNTTNGIGGTPTFDTGTSFGVAAHPSYIVSADFNADGLPDLAVANNWGNNVSVLLNRSPQIGDNIAKGTISERPTISGLGAEVSYVAGGAPVVLSPGAAIADLESEYANSQIAVQVTNATASDRLSIVPTSAVTVSGNLIKFNGTTVATLSGGTGATPLLIAFNASASKYIVQTILRRVGFSVEIATPATTTRNVSFTMTDGAGAVGDTQFKTASVSNKPALTEMGGNVAWTVGNSPRILAAQAIANDGGNNFANSRLSIRMANGDANDLLTIVSGGGVTISGNTLTVGGFIVGTFTGGSGSSALIVNFNGAATKYAVQTVLRRVAFTNVSSSPATFARSVTFQLKDGTGVGSNVATKSVLV, from the coding sequence GTGCGGCGACTCCTGACGGTTGCTGTTGCGGATGTCACTCTCGGCGAACCGGCGAGCGGCGAAGCCCAGATGTTGTTCACCCTCACGCGCGACGGCGACCTCAGCCAGTCGCTTGGAGTGCGATACTTTACCGAAGACCGCACAGCCAAGGCGGGACTCGACTATGTGGCCGCGTCGGGCATCGCGTTTTTTGGCGTCGGGAACAATACGACTCAAGTTGCGGTCACCATCAAAAGTGACGCGGTTGTCGATCCCAAGGAATTCTTTGTCCTGAAGCTGGGGGGCATTGTTGACTCGCCCGCATCGTTCTCTCCGACGGTCAACTTCGGGGCGAACAGCGGACCGACTTCTGAGGCCGTCGGCGATTTCAACGGCGATGGAAAAATTGACATCCTGGTCGGACACAACACCACCAATGCGATTTCGATTTTGTTGAACACGACCGCCTCCGGAAGTTCGACGGCAAGCTTTGCAACGAAGCAGGATTTGCCGGTGGAGGGACGTCCCTCGATGGTGACTGTCGGCGATTTTAACGGCGACGGAAAACCCGACGTCGCCGCCGCCACGCTCTACGGCGGCGACGTCGCCGTCATGTTGAACGTCACGCCCACCAATTCGACGACGATCAGTTTTCTGAGCGCTCAACGGTTTTCAGTCGGCCTCAGCCCGTTCATGGCTCGCACTGTCGATATGAACCAGGACGGCAAACTCGACATCGTGACGCTGTCGAATCCCGATAAGATTGCGATTCTGCTGAATACCACGCCTCAGGGCGCGACGACTCCGACCTTTGCCGCCGTTCAAACATTCACAGGTCCGGCCAACGGTCCGCGATCGCTTGCCATCGACGACTTCAACGGTGACGGCAAGCCGGACGTGGCGTCGAGCAGCAATTACGGCAAGGTGACTTCGGTACTACTGAGTACGACCGTCGCAGGTTCGTCGACGATGTCGTTTGCACCGAAGGTCGACTTGCCGGTGGGACACCTGGCACACCAGGCTGACGCCGGCGATCTCAATGGCGACGGCAAACCAGACCTGGCAGTGGCCGGCTTCAACGACATGAATGTCACAGTCTTTACGAACACTGCCGCAACCGGTGCGACCGTACCGAGCTTTGCTGATCCGATCGTGCTGTCCACCGCCAAACGACCTGAAGGGATTGCTCTGGTCGACGTCACCAATGACGGCAAACTCGATATCGTGGTGACGCAGCATACCGACGCCGGCCAGACGATCATCGTCTTCAGGAATACGACAAACGGGATCGGAGGCACCCCCACATTCGATACCGGCACCAGCTTTGGCGTGGCCGCGCACCCCAGTTACATCGTCTCGGCAGATTTCAATGCCGATGGCCTGCCGGATCTCGCGGTTGCCAACAACTGGGGGAACAATGTGTCAGTCCTCCTGAATCGTTCCCCGCAGATTGGAGATAACATCGCCAAAGGAACGATCAGCGAACGTCCCACAATTTCCGGTCTCGGAGCCGAAGTCAGTTATGTCGCTGGCGGTGCGCCAGTTGTCCTGTCACCCGGGGCCGCGATTGCCGATCTAGAGAGCGAATACGCCAACAGCCAGATCGCCGTTCAGGTGACAAATGCCACCGCTTCAGATCGATTGTCGATCGTGCCAACTTCAGCTGTCACGGTCAGCGGCAATCTCATCAAATTCAACGGAACGACAGTCGCCACCCTCAGCGGCGGCACCGGCGCAACTCCCCTGCTGATCGCCTTCAACGCTTCCGCGTCGAAGTACATCGTCCAGACGATTTTGCGTCGCGTGGGCTTCTCGGTCGAGATTGCGACTCCGGCGACGACAACCCGTAATGTCTCGTTCACGATGACAGATGGGGCCGGCGCTGTCGGCGATACTCAATTCAAGACGGCTTCCGTTAGCAATAAGCCAGCACTTACCGAGATGGGCGGGAATGTCGCCTGGACGGTCGGCAACTCGCCGAGAATTCTCGCGGCCCAGGCGATTGCAAATGACGGCGGCAATAATTTTGCCAATAGCCGCCTGTCGATTCGGATGGCAAATGGTGACGCGAACGACCTCCTGACGATCGTCTCGGGAGGAGGAGTCACGATCTCGGGCAACACTCTCACCGTGGGCGGTTTCATCGTCGGGACATTTACCGGCGGCTCGGGATCTTCCGCCTTGATCGTCAACTTCAACGGCGCCGCCACAAAATACGCTGTCCAGACCGTACTGCGACGAGTGGCGTTTACGAACGTTTCATCATCACCGGCCACATTCGCTCGCAGCGTCACCTTCCAGTTGAAGGACGGCACAGGAGTGGGGAGCAACGTCGCGACGAAGTCCGTGCTGGTTTAG
- a CDS encoding DUF1559 domain-containing protein: MPFWKRRKTGFTLIELLVVIAIIAILIALLLPAVQQAREAARRSSCKNNLKQMGLALHNYHDIYNRLPMGYIDTSTDSKAKTEDGGWSWQAMVLPQLDQANLYTKFDFNAHPHGKLAPEIGNTAAGANPLDVFSCPSDVKDPTRKSGNSSPTATSTANGIVPAVATSSYVGVLGPFDALLCDQSSPATNPAFISPRAIGPFRINVCLQFRHFTDGLSNAIVVGETNALLTRNNMLYGSVVNNGGSDCTSIDEFDGGPYNHLRSCNIQLNTKSTLGKYWTAFSSQHTGGSHFVLGDGSVRFISENIDNTSTNFNDPGVTANGPYGLYQRLSAIADGQTTGEF; the protein is encoded by the coding sequence GTGCCGTTTTGGAAGAGACGCAAAACTGGTTTTACGCTGATCGAACTGCTGGTGGTCATTGCGATTATCGCGATTCTGATTGCACTCCTCTTGCCAGCCGTGCAACAGGCTCGGGAGGCAGCCCGGCGATCGTCCTGCAAGAACAATCTCAAGCAGATGGGACTGGCGCTGCACAACTATCACGACATCTATAATCGCCTGCCGATGGGATACATCGATACCTCGACGGACTCCAAAGCGAAGACCGAGGACGGCGGCTGGAGCTGGCAAGCGATGGTCCTGCCGCAACTCGACCAGGCGAATCTCTATACAAAATTCGACTTCAATGCTCATCCCCATGGCAAGCTGGCCCCCGAGATTGGCAATACCGCTGCGGGAGCCAACCCGCTGGATGTGTTCTCTTGCCCCTCTGATGTGAAAGACCCGACTCGGAAATCAGGCAATTCGAGTCCCACCGCCACCAGCACGGCGAACGGGATCGTCCCGGCTGTCGCCACCAGCAGCTATGTGGGCGTCCTAGGTCCGTTTGACGCTTTGCTCTGCGACCAGAGCAGCCCGGCAACGAATCCTGCTTTCATTAGCCCGCGGGCGATTGGCCCTTTCCGGATCAATGTCTGCTTGCAGTTCCGCCACTTCACTGACGGCCTGTCCAATGCCATTGTGGTCGGCGAGACCAACGCCCTGCTGACCCGCAACAACATGCTCTATGGATCGGTCGTGAACAACGGCGGGTCGGACTGCACCAGCATCGATGAATTCGACGGCGGTCCCTATAACCATCTGCGGTCCTGCAACATTCAGCTCAACACAAAGTCGACGCTGGGGAAATACTGGACCGCCTTCAGCAGCCAGCACACCGGCGGGTCGCACTTCGTCCTGGGAGACGGCAGCGTACGTTTCATCAGCGAGAACATCGACAACACGTCGACGAACTTCAATGACCCCGGCGTGACCGCCAACGGCCCGTACGGTCTCTATCAGCGGCTCTCGGCCATCGCCGACGGCCAGACGACCGGCGAGTTCTAA
- a CDS encoding sulfatase-like hydrolase/transferase, protein MVLRCALVIYALCLLYSTAESAAPRPNIVFLVADDLGREDCGFMGGKEIRTPHIDKLAKAGAILDAFYVMEVCSPTRVALMTGRYPMRVGMNKGTVRPWADYGLPLEERTLPAALKTAGYATGIFGKWHLGHCAPEYLPLQRGFDHHYGHYNGALDYFTKIRDGGYDWHRDGKVNRDEGYSTTLIGREAAKFVRENAGQRPFFLYVPFNGVHTPHQAPDEYVAAYPGLKGKRQIYAGMLSALDDAVGEIVAAVDHTGIRQQTLFVFSSDNGGPSPGKVTDNGKYREGKATMYEGGVRVAAFATWDGHIPAGITVTEPLHMVDWYPTLLTLAGVSLEQPLPLDGLNLWETLTSGKPSPHDVILINTLPRSGAVRMGDWKLVVSGSDPESDDEDKSDRSSKKKGDAQPFELFNLKDDPYEKKNLAASEPAKLEELRKKLAEFAAQAVPPKGGPQPKGFVAPEIWGDFEK, encoded by the coding sequence ATGGTCTTACGCTGCGCTCTTGTCATCTACGCACTGTGCCTGCTGTACTCGACGGCGGAATCAGCCGCGCCGCGGCCGAATATCGTTTTTCTCGTCGCCGACGATCTGGGCCGGGAAGATTGCGGCTTCATGGGGGGCAAGGAGATCAGGACGCCGCACATCGACAAACTCGCCAAAGCCGGGGCGATCCTGGACGCCTTCTATGTGATGGAAGTCTGCAGTCCGACCCGCGTGGCCCTCATGACCGGGCGTTATCCGATGCGCGTGGGCATGAACAAGGGGACGGTGCGGCCCTGGGCGGACTACGGTCTTCCGCTGGAAGAACGAACCTTGCCTGCCGCTCTCAAAACCGCCGGCTATGCGACCGGGATCTTCGGCAAATGGCATCTGGGACATTGCGCGCCGGAGTATCTGCCGTTGCAGCGCGGTTTCGACCACCATTACGGGCACTACAACGGAGCCCTCGACTATTTCACGAAGATCCGTGACGGAGGTTACGACTGGCATCGCGACGGCAAGGTGAATCGCGACGAAGGGTACAGCACAACCCTCATCGGCCGGGAAGCCGCGAAGTTCGTGCGCGAGAACGCCGGCCAGCGGCCGTTCTTCCTTTATGTCCCGTTCAATGGGGTTCACACACCGCACCAGGCGCCGGATGAGTATGTTGCCGCCTACCCCGGGCTAAAGGGAAAACGCCAGATTTACGCAGGCATGCTGAGTGCGCTGGATGACGCAGTGGGAGAGATCGTTGCGGCAGTGGATCATACGGGAATCCGTCAGCAGACGCTCTTTGTCTTCAGCAGCGACAACGGGGGGCCCAGCCCTGGCAAGGTGACGGACAACGGCAAATATCGCGAAGGCAAGGCGACGATGTATGAAGGGGGCGTCCGAGTCGCTGCATTCGCCACCTGGGACGGGCACATTCCTGCTGGAATCACGGTCACGGAACCGCTGCACATGGTGGACTGGTATCCGACGCTGCTGACGCTGGCGGGCGTCAGTCTCGAACAGCCGCTGCCGCTCGACGGCCTGAACTTGTGGGAGACGCTGACCAGCGGAAAACCTTCGCCGCACGATGTCATCCTCATCAACACGCTGCCCCGTTCCGGCGCGGTGCGGATGGGAGACTGGAAACTGGTCGTGAGCGGCAGCGATCCGGAATCCGACGACGAGGACAAATCCGATCGCTCTTCGAAGAAAAAAGGGGATGCACAGCCGTTTGAATTGTTCAATCTGAAAGACGACCCGTACGAGAAGAAAAATCTGGCCGCATCAGAGCCAGCCAAGCTGGAAGAGTTGCGGAAAAAGCTCGCCGAGTTTGCCGCCCAGGCGGTTCCGCCCAAAGGCGGCCCTCAGCCCAAGGGCTTCGTGGCACCGGAGATCTGGGGTGACTTCGAGAAGTAA